In Bufo gargarizans isolate SCDJY-AF-19 unplaced genomic scaffold, ASM1485885v1 original_scaffold_1773_pilon, whole genome shotgun sequence, one DNA window encodes the following:
- the LOC122923609 gene encoding uncharacterized protein LOC122923609, which produces MTGGWFEGAPGEGLSRFWRISGRQQLLGDPAGSRSRSSSCSEGRLRLPFRLSHGHPGRGGPGRRRASAQIWPPLGLSAADGALLLRTLHACRRRVQFLPGRPDVEGIQPVGGALGQASAGLISSAAAPPCGRDRERRALSRILMWMRPLSMSSLPEGTGLLRTLAAGPRRPGKSGRESSPRKSFPERIRKITSLAPARPGDIRGSSLCQDRLRGPSGGSQDLRLMGSQHPGSQWERFRQLAPGAEERGLDCPSGLWELLETP; this is translated from the exons ATGACGGGGGGCTGGTTTGAGGGAGCCCCTGGGGAGGGATTG AGTCGCTTCTGGCGGATCTCAGGTCGGCAGCAGCTGCTCGGGGACCCGGCTGGCTCCAGGAGCAGGTCCAGCAGCTGCTCAGAGGGGCGGCTGAGGCTCCCGTTTCGCCTCAGCCACGGGCATCCCGGCCGCGGCGGGCccggccgccggcgcgcctcAGCCCAGATATGGCCTCCCCTCGGGCTCAGCGCCGCAGACGGAGCCCTGCTTCTCAGGACCCTTCACGCCTGCAGGCGCCGGGTGCAGTTCCTTCCCGGGCGTCCAGACGTGGAAGGAATCCAGCCAGTAGGCGGAGCTCTCGGGCAGGCCTCAGCAGGCCTCATCAGCAGTGCAGCAGCGCCACCTTGTGGTCGGGACCGGGAACGGCGGGCTCTCTCCAGGATCCTGATGTGGATGAGGCCCCTCAGCATGAGCAGTCTTCCAGAGGGCACGGGGCTGCTGCGgaccttggcagcaggccctcgtcggcCAGGCAAGTCGGGGAGGGAGTCGTCGCCTCGCAAGTCGTTTCCAGAGAGGATCCGGAAGATCACGTCCCTGGCCCCAGCCCGGCCAGGGGACATCCGTGGGAGCTCGCTGTGCCAGGACCGTCTCAGAGGACCGAGCGGCGGGAGTCAGGACCTTCGGCTGATGGggtcacagcacccaggcagccag tgggagcgtTTCCGCCAGCTGGCCCCGGGGGCAGAGGAGCGCGGGCTGGACTGCCCGAGTGGCCTGTGGGAACTTCTGGAGACACCGTAG